In Ostrea edulis chromosome 6, xbOstEdul1.1, whole genome shotgun sequence, a single window of DNA contains:
- the LOC125646752 gene encoding myosin-M heavy chain-like isoform X2, translating into MSDAQKHWTKVKFVQKMVKKEPGAKKSKKKAEASKKVENESNKKVEVVEEVDPREAFRQVVLDAIKTAFELVTVNGEININVDNIFPLMKTLELNPNDEPIMDMVRTACIDTYGNISELEWDEKVVDQRKQTTGEEFEEDIKSAFSLIDKDADGVITTSDIYELMMGLGEMLTDEEITELIKTADLDNDGQINYRDFRIFLLGDTGEPIEEPVREEPKTEEKVEEVKEGEEGKEEEKKEDEEEKKEEVKKEEPKKPELSPEEQARRERRRKSMLMGYAQKIKAEEKKKEEMRKEEEKKEEERKRAEEKKKEEEDAKREEEQKKKEEEEEKKRQDSGFGSESDTDSSVDPNRPGSGVISVTVKHLESITENEEDEEVFESQSNSESAKRPTSSRPMSATPSVLSIPEDVTIIDDESEHEFGAFLDDLPSARTSSAKSRLQSGKSRLSSARSRLSSIHERTQGSSTDITDLNMSTEMDSMALSEDEEPIKDNRFTGSMSDRQIYYTQNFDSRHGYCEIGTDDDLENDVAVTQYSLFETAPLFVKYNNGFPIRQLQRCKSASKIQTIKKLEESILRRQNTDPKIDMNAIRQANEISRYSPIKTNANGLVCSHVNMKLLVTTEKENFSSYSRTLNRRPRTAPVLSTRTAPVLSTRTRQQNMKTPEVDENNNGLVNIVDLSRSLQTEDMGYPETPDLALKHSGYKSVWPLARVKSARNSKINNGKNIELNSFSRSLERVEIAPPRPKSAFEFATNQRHFYNGQSFRRKGQQSIINLELPYCQQSNIKKMSRLSKMAHNKPMRA; encoded by the exons ATGTCTGACGCCCAGAAGCATTGGACTAAAGTGAAGTTTGTCCAGAAGATGGTAAAGAAGGAGCCCGGCGCCAAAAAAAGTAAAAAGAAGGCCGAGGCCAGCAAAAAG GTTGAAAATGAATCCAATAAAAAAGTGGAGGTCGTGGAGGAGGTGGACCCGCGGGAGGCGTTCAGACAAGTCGTCCTCGACG CCATCAAGACAGCGTTCGAGTTGGTCACCGTGAACGGAGAAATCAATATCAACGTAGATAACATATTCCCCCTGATGAAGACCCTGGAACTAAATCCCAATGACGAACCCATCATGGATATGGTCAGGACGGCCTGTATTGATA CCTATGGGAACATCAGCGAGTTAGAATGGGACGAGAAGGTGGTGGATCAAAGGAAGCAGACGACGGGGGAGGAATTCGAGGAGGACATCAAGTCGGCCTTCAGCCTGATCGACAAGGACGCTGATGGCGTCATCACTACGTCAGATATCTACGAACTGATGATGGGACTGGGTGAAATGTTAACAGACGAGGAAATTACAGAACTCATTAAAACAGCAGATCTAGACAACGATGGTCAGATCAACTACAGGG ATTTTCGAATATTTCTTCTCGGCGACACTGGGGAACCAATTGAAGAACCAGTAAGGGAGGAACCAAAAACGGAAGAGAAGGTAGAGGAAGTTAAAGAAGGAGAGGAAGGAAAGGAAGAAGAGAAGAAGGAAGATGAGGAGGAAAAgaaagaagaagttaaaaaagaGGAACCTAAGAAACCCGAATTATCTCCGGAGGAACAAGCCAGAAGAGAGAGGAGAAGAAAAAGCATGTTGATGGGATATGCGCAGAAAATAAAGGCcgaagaaaagaaaaaggagGAAATGAGAAAAGAAGAGGAGAAGAAAGAGGAGGAGAGGAAAAGGGCAGAGGAAAAGAAGAAAGAGGAAGAAGACGCTAAAAGGGAAGAGGAACAGAAAAAGAAAGAggaggaagaagaaaaaaagcgGCAGGATTCCGGATTTGGAAGTGAGAGTGACACGGACTCAAGCGTAGATCCAAACAGACCAGGCTCTGGGGTTATTTCCGTAACCGTAAAGCACTTAGAATCTATAACAGAAAACGAAGAAGACGAAGAAGTCTTTGAATCGCAATCAAATTCCGAGTCAGCAAAACGACCAACCTCATCACGTCCAATGTCAGCAACGCCTAGTGTCCTAAGTATACCCGAAGACGTTACGATCATTGACGACGAGTCCGAACATGAGTTCGGAGCATTTTTAGACGATTTACCGTCTGCAAGAACGTCATCTGCCAAAAGTCGTCTGCAGTCAGGAAAAAGTCGATTGTCGTCTGCGCGGAGCAGATTGAGTAGTATTCATGAAAGAACTCAAGGAAGTTCTACTGACATTACGGACTTAAATATGTCGACTGAGATGGATAGTATGGCCCTGTCGGAGGACGAAGAGCCAATCAAAGATAACCGGTTTACAGGTAGCATGAGCGACAGACAAATCTATTATACTCAGAACTTTGACTCTCGTCACGGCTATTGTGAAATCGGAACAGATGACGATTTGGAAAATGACGTAGCCGTGACTCAATATAGCTTATTTGAGACGGCGCCACTTTTTGTGAAATACAACAACGGTTTTCCGATCAGACAGTTACAGCGGTGCAAATCAGCGAGCAAAATACAAACCATAAAAAAGCTCGAGGAAAGCATTCTTAGGCGACAAAATACAGATCCTAAAATAGACATGAATGCCATTCGACAAGCCAACGAAATTTCCCGCTATTCTCCGATAAAAACGAACGCAAATGGACTAGTGTGTTCCCatgtaaacatgaaattatTAGTGACAACCGAAAAGGAGAATTTTTCTAGTTACAGCAGGACTTTAAACAGAAGGCCCAGAACAGCGCCAGTGTTAAGCACCAGAACAGCGCCAGTGTTAAGCACCAGAACGAGGCAGCAGAACATGAAGACTCCAGAGGTTGATGAAAATAACAATGGACTCGTGAATATTGTTGATCTATCTCGATCACTCCAGACAGAAGACATGGGGTACCCGGAGACTCCGGATCTGGCATTAAAACATTCCGGATACAAATCCGTGTGGCCACTTGCTAGGGTGAAATCTGCTCGAAACAGTAAAATCAACAATGGGAAAAATATAGAACTGAATTCGTTTTCTCGAAGCCTCGAACGAGTTGAAATTGCCCCACCTCGTCCTAAGTCGGCGTTCGAATTCGCTACTAACCAAAGACATTTTTATAATGGACAAAGCTTTAGAAGGAAAGGGCAACAATCCATTATAAATCTAGAATTGCCTTACTGCCAGCAAAgcaatataaagaaaatgtcgAGGCTTTCAAAAATGGCACACAATAAGCCCATGCGGGCGTAA
- the LOC125646752 gene encoding myosin-M heavy chain-like isoform X1 produces the protein MSSRRISTAFETLQRRESIQAPSTNRKSSVFGEPRKLTVEIGRRQSYATGEKQSRRKSTVLHPKKRQRGSEQVENESNKKVEVVEEVDPREAFRQVVLDAIKTAFELVTVNGEININVDNIFPLMKTLELNPNDEPIMDMVRTACIDTYGNISELEWDEKVVDQRKQTTGEEFEEDIKSAFSLIDKDADGVITTSDIYELMMGLGEMLTDEEITELIKTADLDNDGQINYRDFRIFLLGDTGEPIEEPVREEPKTEEKVEEVKEGEEGKEEEKKEDEEEKKEEVKKEEPKKPELSPEEQARRERRRKSMLMGYAQKIKAEEKKKEEMRKEEEKKEEERKRAEEKKKEEEDAKREEEQKKKEEEEEKKRQDSGFGSESDTDSSVDPNRPGSGVISVTVKHLESITENEEDEEVFESQSNSESAKRPTSSRPMSATPSVLSIPEDVTIIDDESEHEFGAFLDDLPSARTSSAKSRLQSGKSRLSSARSRLSSIHERTQGSSTDITDLNMSTEMDSMALSEDEEPIKDNRFTGSMSDRQIYYTQNFDSRHGYCEIGTDDDLENDVAVTQYSLFETAPLFVKYNNGFPIRQLQRCKSASKIQTIKKLEESILRRQNTDPKIDMNAIRQANEISRYSPIKTNANGLVCSHVNMKLLVTTEKENFSSYSRTLNRRPRTAPVLSTRTAPVLSTRTRQQNMKTPEVDENNNGLVNIVDLSRSLQTEDMGYPETPDLALKHSGYKSVWPLARVKSARNSKINNGKNIELNSFSRSLERVEIAPPRPKSAFEFATNQRHFYNGQSFRRKGQQSIINLELPYCQQSNIKKMSRLSKMAHNKPMRA, from the exons ATGAGTTCTCGCCGTATTTCCACAGCTTTTGAGACCCTACAGAGAAGGGAATCCATTCAGGCCCCCTCCACCAACCGGAAATCCTCTGTGTTCGGGGAACCTCGGAAGTTAACGGTGGAGATAGGGAGGCGACAGTCTTATGCCACAGGAGAAAAACAGTCGAGGAGAAAGTCTACAGTACTTCATCCTAAAAAACGACAAAGGGGATCCGAACAG GTTGAAAATGAATCCAATAAAAAAGTGGAGGTCGTGGAGGAGGTGGACCCGCGGGAGGCGTTCAGACAAGTCGTCCTCGACG CCATCAAGACAGCGTTCGAGTTGGTCACCGTGAACGGAGAAATCAATATCAACGTAGATAACATATTCCCCCTGATGAAGACCCTGGAACTAAATCCCAATGACGAACCCATCATGGATATGGTCAGGACGGCCTGTATTGATA CCTATGGGAACATCAGCGAGTTAGAATGGGACGAGAAGGTGGTGGATCAAAGGAAGCAGACGACGGGGGAGGAATTCGAGGAGGACATCAAGTCGGCCTTCAGCCTGATCGACAAGGACGCTGATGGCGTCATCACTACGTCAGATATCTACGAACTGATGATGGGACTGGGTGAAATGTTAACAGACGAGGAAATTACAGAACTCATTAAAACAGCAGATCTAGACAACGATGGTCAGATCAACTACAGGG ATTTTCGAATATTTCTTCTCGGCGACACTGGGGAACCAATTGAAGAACCAGTAAGGGAGGAACCAAAAACGGAAGAGAAGGTAGAGGAAGTTAAAGAAGGAGAGGAAGGAAAGGAAGAAGAGAAGAAGGAAGATGAGGAGGAAAAgaaagaagaagttaaaaaagaGGAACCTAAGAAACCCGAATTATCTCCGGAGGAACAAGCCAGAAGAGAGAGGAGAAGAAAAAGCATGTTGATGGGATATGCGCAGAAAATAAAGGCcgaagaaaagaaaaaggagGAAATGAGAAAAGAAGAGGAGAAGAAAGAGGAGGAGAGGAAAAGGGCAGAGGAAAAGAAGAAAGAGGAAGAAGACGCTAAAAGGGAAGAGGAACAGAAAAAGAAAGAggaggaagaagaaaaaaagcgGCAGGATTCCGGATTTGGAAGTGAGAGTGACACGGACTCAAGCGTAGATCCAAACAGACCAGGCTCTGGGGTTATTTCCGTAACCGTAAAGCACTTAGAATCTATAACAGAAAACGAAGAAGACGAAGAAGTCTTTGAATCGCAATCAAATTCCGAGTCAGCAAAACGACCAACCTCATCACGTCCAATGTCAGCAACGCCTAGTGTCCTAAGTATACCCGAAGACGTTACGATCATTGACGACGAGTCCGAACATGAGTTCGGAGCATTTTTAGACGATTTACCGTCTGCAAGAACGTCATCTGCCAAAAGTCGTCTGCAGTCAGGAAAAAGTCGATTGTCGTCTGCGCGGAGCAGATTGAGTAGTATTCATGAAAGAACTCAAGGAAGTTCTACTGACATTACGGACTTAAATATGTCGACTGAGATGGATAGTATGGCCCTGTCGGAGGACGAAGAGCCAATCAAAGATAACCGGTTTACAGGTAGCATGAGCGACAGACAAATCTATTATACTCAGAACTTTGACTCTCGTCACGGCTATTGTGAAATCGGAACAGATGACGATTTGGAAAATGACGTAGCCGTGACTCAATATAGCTTATTTGAGACGGCGCCACTTTTTGTGAAATACAACAACGGTTTTCCGATCAGACAGTTACAGCGGTGCAAATCAGCGAGCAAAATACAAACCATAAAAAAGCTCGAGGAAAGCATTCTTAGGCGACAAAATACAGATCCTAAAATAGACATGAATGCCATTCGACAAGCCAACGAAATTTCCCGCTATTCTCCGATAAAAACGAACGCAAATGGACTAGTGTGTTCCCatgtaaacatgaaattatTAGTGACAACCGAAAAGGAGAATTTTTCTAGTTACAGCAGGACTTTAAACAGAAGGCCCAGAACAGCGCCAGTGTTAAGCACCAGAACAGCGCCAGTGTTAAGCACCAGAACGAGGCAGCAGAACATGAAGACTCCAGAGGTTGATGAAAATAACAATGGACTCGTGAATATTGTTGATCTATCTCGATCACTCCAGACAGAAGACATGGGGTACCCGGAGACTCCGGATCTGGCATTAAAACATTCCGGATACAAATCCGTGTGGCCACTTGCTAGGGTGAAATCTGCTCGAAACAGTAAAATCAACAATGGGAAAAATATAGAACTGAATTCGTTTTCTCGAAGCCTCGAACGAGTTGAAATTGCCCCACCTCGTCCTAAGTCGGCGTTCGAATTCGCTACTAACCAAAGACATTTTTATAATGGACAAAGCTTTAGAAGGAAAGGGCAACAATCCATTATAAATCTAGAATTGCCTTACTGCCAGCAAAgcaatataaagaaaatgtcgAGGCTTTCAAAAATGGCACACAATAAGCCCATGCGGGCGTAA